A region of the Notolabrus celidotus isolate fNotCel1 chromosome 18, fNotCel1.pri, whole genome shotgun sequence genome:
TGTTGTGGACTTGCGCCGTGCAGCTGCTCTGACATTGTTTTATCTGTAATCAAACAGCTCTCTTGGTTCCTGATTCTGCTTTTTAAATCGTCAGCAGTTTGAATCTGGCTCAGGATGCTCGGCCTGTTCGTCTGCCGGGTGCTGTTAGCTCGAGCCAATGTGGTTTTAACATCCTGGAGCGTAATCCTAGTTTGGTGACCACTTCCTGAATTTGAGAACATCTTATTCTCAGAATAATCTGCAGCTTCCTCCTTATCTTCTAAAAAGAAGTCGTCTCTTAAACGAAGTCTTTCAGTCGTTTCTTTAACGTTTGCGTCCAGAGAGGTATCTTTGGTTGGAGGAACAGTTTGTGCagctttttgtgtctttgtcttcctcCCACCTTTGGGTTTGGAGTCTGTGGATAAAAAGTCAGGATTTGAGTTGTCCTTCATTTGGTCTTTGTCTAAATCATTTTTCCATTCTGTGTGTATATTGGTCCTGGAGTTTACAGGATCTGCCACAGGTGTATTTGCGCCTATAGGAAGGTCTTCTGAGGCAGATTTGGACCCTTCCACTGATGCAGCAGAGACCTGTTTGGATTTTGCAGCTTCTATTAAAGCACGGAGACTCTTCTTTTTGGGCTCAGAGACATCCAGAGATTGTGACTGTGATGGGGAGATAACTGAGGTAGAGGCGGCCAAGTTTGCTGTCTTGATTTGTTCAGACagcttctgtttcttcttcttcgttgatGATGAAGGTAATACAGAACTTTGGGACACTGTCTGTGATGAAGGTGATGCATTCATGGACACCACAGGAACTTTTTTACTCTTCTTTGACTGTGGTCTTGATGCTACCGGTGTCTGTGttgactttttttcctctgatgttGGATCAGATAAGTCCGCAGCCAGCTGTGAGGAAGATGACACCTGACTTGCTGCGACATTGTGTTTGGATGGAGGTGTTTTGGAGCTTGCTGCTGCCTTGCAGTGTGGCAGGTGACTCTTCAGTCGTTTGTAGGTTTTCCCACAGAACGGACACACCTCTGCAgggggagaaagagacagaacagTGTTCCTATGGTTAGAAAGGACAATACAACACTAGCCTCTTTATGTGTAGGCAGCTTACAGAGATGAGGTTGAGAGACTGTCAGCATGGTGTTTAGCTAACAACCTCACATTGAACAGCTCAAAAACCAAAGAACTGATCCTGGACTTCAGGAGGAGCAGAGCAGACCCAGCCTCCCTCTACATCAACGGAGACAAAGTGGAAAGGGTCCACTCCTTCAGTTCCTGGGTATGCAGATCTAAGATGATGACCTCTCCTGGTCTTTGAACACAACGGCCCAGCTGCGACTCCACTTCCTGAGAGTGCTCAGGAAAAACAACCTGGAGAAGAAGCTGCTACAGGCCTTCTACCTTCTACTGGGCTACCATGGAGAGCATAATGTGTCATATGCACAGCAGCGGACAGGAGAGATCTGCAGAGGGTGATCAACACAGCCCAGAGGATCACCAGTTGCTCTCTGCCCTGCCTGGAGGACATTGTGAGCTCTTGCTATCACAGTAGAGCCATCATCAAAGACTCATCCCACCCTGGTCAACACCAGTTCAGCCTGTTGCCCTCTACAGGTCGCACAAAGCACGGACAAACAGGCTCAGAGACAGTTTCTTCCCGAGAGCCATCACAACACTAAACGCCCACAACCAGCTGACATACAATCCATTCGTGTGCAATATTAGAAACTGTGCAATAATCTCATCTCATGTGCAATATTTGACCAGTTACCTCTCCTCCCTACCTGACTATAAATATTGGAcacttatttttgtattatattttatattgtctttgtttttattgtacttATTACATgcacctccaggagcagcaccTCTACTTTCATTGTACACcttacaatgacaaataaaggctattctataCCATAGATTTGGGCAACATGTATGAAGAGGCAGTGTACATTAACCTGCATTagcaattaatcaatcaattattATTTCCCCATAAAATGCTTCTATTGCCTCTAAATCAACATAATTTggttataaatattattattagagATATATATCATCCTCAACAGTACACTGTCATTCAAGTCCTACATCACTAATGTCACACGgtcagcatacttccatctccgtAAAATCTCTCGcctgcgtccatctctctcccccaacagttCATCCATTCTAGTTCACACCCTAGTCTCCTCCCGcctagattactgcaactcccttctttttggtttacctgacaaatccattcataaacttcaactggttcaaaactctgctgcccgcatcatcaccagaaccccctccaccagccacatcctgcagtcctgcagcaactccactggcttcccattaaagattctgttcctcacttCCAAGGCCATCAACAAACTTAGCCCCTCagtacctcattgacctccACCAAACAAAAATACCCACCCTACCATAGTAGCCTTGATTTAAGACAGATTCTCATGTATGGTATTCATCATCTTGTTTAACTTCTCAGCAGAAAGTGAACAaattaatttaacaaaaaaggaaatgttccTTTAACAGCTTGAAGACCTTTAGTTCTGATAACAGCAGTTTAACACCTGACCTTTAGCACCTTTTAGGGCATTTGAAGTGAAATCCTGTAGCctatcctcctcttccatccaactcaccctcccacctgctcccTTGACCACCATGgagtcgagagccttcagccgctcgccccccccccctgcctctggaactctctccccctggacgtacaaaattccacctctcccaccaccttcaaatcccgcctcataactcaccttttccaccaagcatACTCACTCTAGTCTGTCtctatgggactggaatgacttcccctcccctttaatttttctagtattgtatctttatcctaatgtatgtatttatttactgttgagtgttgcttttattattgctgagttgtaaggtgaccttgagtgtccagaaaggcacctataaataaaatgaattattattattatcatatattGCACAGAAAGGCATCCAAACATGTGATATCAGATCCTGGAATCACTGGAAGCATTCATTACTGACCAAAAATGCTTACTAATTTTGTTAATAGACTGCTCTCTATGGCTCTAACCTTACTGTATACACCACTGTTTGATTAACAGACTTAATGTCTCTTAATATGTAATGTAAACAACATGTACatcatgtattttattatatgagGTAGATGTTCTTTACCCCAAACAAGCTGACCTTGTCACTAAAGAAAGGTGCTTTTAAAAGGAACCAGCAGTTTCCTGTATTTAATCATTAATCAGTTCAGTTTGCCAACATAAATAAAACTGCACACTTCTTATATTGGTTGTCATTGTGTCACGTGGTATCTTAGTTTCTGTGAATCAAACAACACTGCTGCACTTACCAGAGCTCATGTTGCACGCGACTGCAGAACAGCCAATCAGGGTGAATCATGTCCCGAGAGTCAATACAGGGAAGTTAAATGAGTGACATCATCTATTTCACAGCATTAAATGTCATGTTGttactttaaaacactttcagTAAGTCACGTTTTCACATTCAGGGTCGTTGTCAAACAACTGTTACTGTACCTACACGGAAAGCCCCCTTTAGGTAGCGCGGTAGAAGCCTGAATGTAAATAGCTAAACTTTCTATATTACCTTTTAGTTGATGTATTGTTTAACATTTCGGTTATATGTGAAGGAGAAGtttataaaataagataaaggaGCTATCTGGAACGTGTAAAGGAATAATCATACGCCTGTTGAACTAAAGTAAGCTCTTCAGTGGGTGTGGCGCATTTTACCGACGTCGAATTATGAGATGATTCACCCATGACTACTTCCGGTTTCGCCAGAACACCCAAAACACCGCCATTCATTTAAGTAATGTTTGATTAAATGTGATAAAGTTTGATTTGTAAGAGGTTTTATTCAGTTACAGTTGTATGTATAGTGTTTTCTGGTAGATTAATAGGCTGAATCAATGACAAACGCTTTACTCGTGCAGAGGAAACGGATGTTGGGCAGAACTACTAGGGGAATACTGGACCACAAGTTTGCGTCACACCTCACTATCCTCATGTTATCAAGCTTTCGACCACATTGCATTAAGCAACTCAAAATGAGCTATATGAAACTCAAAgacatatatttgtattttctctGAAGAAGAACGTAGATATTGTAAGGCACCTAACATAAAATTAattaacatatatatatttttttatttttttattttgcagtgttgcaaaaaaacattttactttatttatttattagtttatttgacaggggccatgcaaaacaaaaactgtcaagccagagttagctatgagctaattttcatctgtggtccatgggcaggaagatgtaaacaaatgtacaatacaaatgataaaaaaaacaaacaagcatttaaaactatacataggctactcaacacagtccatcactaataacaacacatttaaaattacatttcattgtctctaatttgatgcattcagatgatcacataattgtttttccttgagccataatttcagtttacttttaaaaacactgaggcttgtacagtctctaatgtgggtaGGAATTGAGtttcattttcctgctgctctgactgaaaatgcagactgtccaaatgcagtcttcctacgtttagctgaacagtctcctcttgctggTGCCCTGGTatccctaagattgttcctgcagagtaacacacaatgtttaagtggtggtggggcctgatcatgaatcaatttatacatcagacacatatctacataacaaaaaaaactgtcaagggtcattaagttatatttcgtaATGATCATCTTCTACaccagaggttcccaaagtgtgtaCATGAACCACAACATAAAGacatatatttgtatttgtattttctttgaagAAGaatgggggtcgtgagatgtctcccagaatgtttttttttttttaagttatcttgaAATAGTACGTTTTACCCATCATAGcaaaacatattcacaaaaatagtagctaaacttgaaataaaaccttgaaaatagaaaatgtaatgatttttctgcctttctttttgccagatgactcctaactTTAGGTTTAGTGAAGTTAATTATCAAGAGCATCAGtcgcagcaggttaattcataacggcacaggaaacacagccacatgctcatataggtgggttaattttctgcagaccagttaaatgaagccacattaaatcactgtgagggactgggggggtcgcaagtctttggcacctatattttgggggttgtgggctgagaagtttgggaacccccgTTCTACACATTTCAATTTACATACAATTATTCATTACAATAGGTATATTCTGAAATCAAAGTTGTCTTTTTGTTTAGACAAaagca
Encoded here:
- the si:dkey-21c1.4 gene encoding uncharacterized protein C17orf80 homolog; the encoded protein is MSSEVCPFCGKTYKRLKSHLPHCKAAASSKTPPSKHNVAASQVSSSSQLAADLSDPTSEEKKSTQTPVASRPQSKKSKKVPVVSMNASPSSQTVSQSSVLPSSSTKKKKQKLSEQIKTANLAASTSVISPSQSQSLDVSEPKKKSLRALIEAAKSKQVSAASVEGSKSASEDLPIGANTPVADPVNSRTNIHTEWKNDLDKDQMKDNSNPDFLSTDSKPKGGRKTKTQKAAQTVPPTKDTSLDANVKETTERLRLRDDFFLEDKEEAADYSENKMFSNSGSGHQTRITLQDVKTTLARANSTRQTNRPSILSQIQTADDLKSRIRNQESCLITDKTMSEQLHGASPQQTELQSVKRKSLKSQQAALIPLQQKGSPQSGMTSPEAFVLPGCVSQRNQATPPPYTVSINESLKVGPHKTPGLLTISPSLVQFSSPHPLRYTPQTLSARVETLRADAGSQLEVWRQNTADNGAKERSLGQVRLRELPEWLACRTPGHPRDVVEMVQRGWQWYYNRYINVKKGGVSGVGMLLAGYCVLSYIWSYPHIKRDRWRKHH